In the genome of Bacillus thuringiensis, the window TGGCCAGATAATTTAACAAGATATGTAGGGGATCCCATTATTAATATTGGGATTTGCTCTTTAATTGTAATAGGTGGACTCGGTTTTACCGTATTAATTGATATATGGTATAGTCGCAGTTTTCGAAAATTATCACTTCACTCAAAAATAATGATTATTGGAACAGTAGTGCTAAATGTTATAGCAATGATTGTGATTTTTGTATTGGAATATAATAATGTGAAGACGTTAGGGAATTTATCTTTAAATGAAAAACTGTGGGCTTCCTTCTTTCAAGGTATTACCCCGCGGACAGCTGGATTTAATACGGTTGACTATGGAGGTATGGAAGAATCATCTATATTATTTACGATGATTTTAATGTTTATTGGTGCAGGAAGTGTATCAACAGGTGGAGGGATTAAATTAACAACGTTTGTTATCTTAATTACATCTGTCCTTTCTTTCTTTAGAAAAAAGGAGGAAATTGTTTTATTTCAGCGTACAATTAAAATGTCGACAGTAACGAGGGCCTTAGCGATTGCTGTTGCCAGTCAAATACTTATTTTTGCAGCGGTATTTATATTAATGCTTACAGAAAACTTCAGCTTTATTCAATTATTATTTGAGACAATATCAGCGTTTGGCACAGTCGGATTAACGATGGGAATTACTGCAAAGCTATCGGCATTCGGAAAATGTATTATTATGTTTGTTATGTTCTGCGGATTAATTGGACCATTAACACTTGTGTTCTCTTTAGCGCGACCAGCAAAACAAAAAATAAAATATCCATCGGAAGATGTGTTTACAGGATAAGGTATCCCGCGTTAAGCGAGATACCTTTTTCTTTTTTAGAACAGGGAGAACAATAAGCCAATAAGTGCTACTCGGAATAAAATTGCGATAAGTGCAGCAATCCCACCGACAATTGCAGCAATACCGCCAGTTACAGTAGCTCCGCGATTATAAGCGTAAATACCGAGTAAAACAGAAACAAGACCAAATAGTGTTGGGAATGTAAATAGTGATAAAATAGATAGCGCAAGAGCGATAAAACCAGCAGTTGATCCAGCGGCGGATGATTTTACAACGTCTTTATCGTCTTTATCATCGTAATCATAATCAATCCGTTGTGGTGCAACCTCAGCAGCATATTCTTCTTTATAGTCACTATAATCACTATCTATTCTATCTCTTCTTTTATAATCATCAAATTTCTCAGTCAAAGTCATGACTCCTTTCATAACAAGGTTCAATAGTAGTATGTATCTCTTTTTCTTTTTTATCCCGCATTAACGGGCAGTAATATCTTTTAAAAGGAAGAAAATGTTTTCTTGAAATAGGAAAAGTTAGTATGACTTCCTCTATTTTGGAAAGTATAAAAAGGAATAATGAGGAAAGGGTGCAATACATAATGGAACATCCAATTGAAAATTTAATGAAAACGGCAATGACAAATTTAAAAGAGATGGTAGATGTAAATACGATTGTTGGGAGTCCGGTTTCAACAGCTGACGGAAATGTAGTATTAACAGTATCTCAAGTGGCTTTTGGTTTTGGAGCTGGTGGAAGTGATTTTAAAGGGGATTTTATTACTGAAAAACATAACGGT includes:
- a CDS encoding TrkH family potassium uptake protein, with the translated sequence MEVTKKQGLYNRLIRLNPPQILALGFFCLIVVGGLLLKLPFATKAHISWVDAFFTATSAATVTGLGVVDTASTFTMFGEIVIMFLIQTGGLGLMTIAILIVWVLGKKIGLRHRLLIGEAFNQTNIGGLVKLVKRVFIFSICIELIGVIFLSFRFIPEFGFGKGLYYSIFHVIASYNNAGFALWPDNLTRYVGDPIINIGICSLIVIGGLGFTVLIDIWYSRSFRKLSLHSKIMIIGTVVLNVIAMIVIFVLEYNNVKTLGNLSLNEKLWASFFQGITPRTAGFNTVDYGGMEESSILFTMILMFIGAGSVSTGGGIKLTTFVILITSVLSFFRKKEEIVLFQRTIKMSTVTRALAIAVASQILIFAAVFILMLTENFSFIQLLFETISAFGTVGLTMGITAKLSAFGKCIIMFVMFCGLIGPLTLVFSLARPAKQKIKYPSEDVFTG
- the ytfJ gene encoding GerW family sporulation protein — translated: MTSSILESIKRNNEERVQYIMEHPIENLMKTAMTNLKEMVDVNTIVGSPVSTADGNVVLTVSQVAFGFGAGGSDFKGDFITEKHNGGQNQHKENKQGHPFGGGSGAGVSISPVAFLVVGSNGVQVLHLNSSTHLIEKALNTVPSTVDKFVNGRQK